TTTCTTGTGTTCTAAGCCATTCCAACATATATGGCCATGATGGTGGCAAAGAAGTTGACTTGACGATGAGATAAATAGATacctaaaaataaataagaCAAGCTAAGGCGATATAAAGTAAAATAGCTTCTGTAATTTGCAAGTGATTACTTCGTCGCCTTCTCTATTGCAATTTTAGTGTGAAGTAAGTGGTCACCAGCAAACAAAGGAACTGCTTTGCAAGATCTCATGGAAtcagaaaggaaaaggaaacagAGTTTCCAAACTCTGCATGGATGTAGCATATAAGAATGGTGAACAATCTCCATGGATTCAGCTTCTTTCAGAGACTATAGAGACTGACTCTCAGACATTAAAACTCCAACCAAATTCCTTGTTTCCAATCACTTACTGTATTATATGCATCAACATCTTTATATTTTCTCCACCCATAGTATCATGTTTATCACGTTTGTTAGTTTTTAAATCTTTAATGGAaacattttgtaaaatttgattGAAATCAAGCAACCAAAAAGAAAACTATCCATTCATACCTAGTTTGCTTGCTTCAGCTGATTTTCATTATCAACAAAATTATCTCTACATTGATTTTCAAGCAAATTTAACAGAAGGAACTAGCATGAAGGATACTTTCCTTGCTGTCTTCACTGACATTTACTAGTATTAGTTtctcattcatctagttcatcaCTCCATTTGAAAAACTATCAAATTAAACTGCAAGTCTGATCAACTAGCTAATATTATCTCGAGACAACATCTATAAAGAAAACCAAGTTAACTACCCAGtatatcaaaagaaattttatcagAAAACAAGTGCCATGTTATTTTGATCTACTTCAACATAAAAGAAATCCAGTAGATTATTACCTCCTCACATCAAGAGCAACAAATGGAATTAGCCGTTCTGAAAGAAGCTGGGCAATGATCTGTTATAAGGAGTTGGGCAGATCATTACTATGAGAGGTAGATAATACAGATGAACTTTCAAGAAAATACTAGCATATGAAACTTCCAATGCAAATGATTtaaaacaaagcaaaaaaaaaaaaggtatggaTATATGCACAAACCTGACCAACACGTCCAAATCCACAGAGAATGATATGATCTTGCAAATCATCAGTCTAAAAGTGCAAAAAGaattggaaagaaaaagaaaattcttcagATGTATGAGGCTATTCAAGGAAGtaattcaatgatccaaaagaaaaagaaacaggtGACAGTGAAGGCCTAGCTTATTAGGACTCttcaaaattgatcaaatactGGTTAAATTTACAATGACGTTGGTAAAGGTTAGCTTCAGCAATTCAACAAAAGGAACATAAGgaaattggggaaaaaaaaaagaagataaatagGAATGCTCTATTGAGCTCCTTCAGAAGATTATACTCTTATCCTACACACAAAAATGAAGTCCAGTaaactaaaatcaattttgtGAACTACCAAGAGGGGCTGATCTAGATATCAGCTAGCATCTGATAAAAAAAGTTGAGTAATTCACCTCACTTTCCACAGGCAATAAGCTTCGGACATCATGGAGCTCAAAACGAGAGGCTATTAGCTGGCCTCCAGCAGCTAACCAAGGTGTAAGGGCCATAGAAATACCCACCACGAGAAACAGCAAAGATGATAGCTGAGAAGACATTATTCCCTGAAGACATCAGCAAGTTAGAAAATAACAGTTAAAACTACAGCTTCAGGGTCCAAAGCTTCTTGTTATAAACTATTCCAAATGAAGTACGTTATGAGCTGGGCAACAGACACGAGGGCCCCATCTGTTTTAAAGCCATTGCAATGGAAGAATCTAGTTCTCTTGACAAGGCAAAAATGTAAATGACACAATTATGGCATACCAACTATTGCAATCTAAGAAAACTGTTATCAATAGAGCAAAAAATCTTACATgagaatgaaatttatccagAGGGAAGTGGatcattttgtatgatattttaccACAGCAAATCAAACATGTACAGCAAGTTTACCAGCTAGTAAAGACGCTCATAAAAGCAACTAtgtttctaccaaaaaaaaaatcttcagcTGCGGACAAAAAGTCAAAGAACTAAACCAGATTTACTTTTAAGATCTCTATTTGAAAGAAGAGGCATCTGATGACAAAGATGTAATCTTTGGGAGGTTTATCAGGAGTCGAAATCCACAGGCATGCATACTCATATTCCATCAGGCACaggaaaaaaaacgaaaatgaTCTACCACTCTCACCCAGGTTTAAATCAGGAAAGATGTTGTCAATAATGAAGAAAGGATAGAGGAGGATATTGGTTGTGAGGAGCTCAAAATAGAAAATTGGTACCAAAGCTCCCATTGACCCTCCTCAGTGAGATACTTTTCGCCTTATTTAAATCAGTTAAAGAAAAGCCAGCCATACTTCAAAAAGATATATCCTAGCAAAGTCAACCATTTTATCAAGAAATAATCAAATGGCTGCACATATATTTATCATGTTCAGGGTATCATCCCAGGTACCTCTAGAGAATGTCTATGGTAtcattaaaatataaaaataaaaaatgagctTTTTAAAGAAGCATACTGTTAAAagagtaagggtattcttgtaaataataTGATGACTAGATGTTTCTCCCAAAACATATTATCACACACGTACACCAAGATTTCATAATCATATAGTGTCAATAAAGAAAATGACAACATTAACTTTTTACTCACAACACATCTAGAAGCAAAGATGTTAAAGAGTCAAACTGCCGAGTAAAGCTTCATCATATAccaaaagggaaagaaatgaCAAGTTAGGTGGTAAATCACATAAGCAATGTCCTGAACCTGGTATAACTTTAGATGGACAGAAGATGAATAATTGTCCACAGATAAGAAGGAAATATTTCAAGGAAACCTGATTAACAGCTTCACCAAAGGCGACAAAGGCAAACTCTCCTCCCGGAGCAAGCAGAAGGCCAACTCTTATAGCTGATATAATTGAAATCCCAAAAAGTTTACCAACTAAAGCAACCAAAATGATCTTGCCAGCTATCAGAAGTCCTAATGTCCCCGCTATGACAGGAAAGTTAGAAACAAGAAGTTTAGGATCAATTGACATTCCAACCTGCAACAGGAAAATGTACTGCAATTAGATGCAAGTAATTCTGACTTTTGTTAAGAGATCCAGTTCTGCCAATATTATCCTATTCACGCACTTCCATTTGTAAACCTTCTTCTCTAGTCTACAGtaaaaagaatattacagtGTAATGCAAACACAAGTTTACTCTCTCCACTAGTACTCCAGGGAACAAAACGTAAATAAAAGTCAGCATTGagaaaagctggaaaatgtTCAAAAGAAGAATCTGAATGTAGACAGGGCCATTGTGGAGAAGATAAATCAGACAAAATAAGAAACTTGCATACGTGGTAAACTTTGTTCATATTTGACTTACAGTTGGAAACATGAGGACCTACCGTCATGAAGAAAAGGCCCAATAAAAGGCCACGATATGGAGCAATATCTGATTCCACTTGCAATGAAAATTCAGTCTCTGCTAGAAGCAAACCAGCCAAAAATGCACCCAAAGCCATAGATAGGCCAGCCTGTTTCAGTATTGCAGTATCCCCATTATTGCATGAGCCAGAGTAACAAGTAGTGATATTAGACCAAATCCAAGAATAAGTAACAACCAGAGAGAAACATATATGTACCTACCCTGGCAGTTAGGAGACTGGTTCCCAAAATAACAAGAAGTGTGTTTGCAGAGAATATTTCTGCATTCTGATTCTCAGCTATTTGCTTATAAATTGGCCGAAGCAACTGCATAATAACCAGAATACAAGAAAAACGACAAGTGTTATTCTTGTTAAACCAAAATACAAGATCCACATCTCATGCAAAATGTAATAACATAGTATTCTCTGTAAGCACAATAACATTTGAAGACTGTCTTCAATTTGAAAAGCAGCAATGATACATGTATACACGTGTAACAGCAGAGAGAAGCTTAAGATATTTAAACAGGACTCATTATTATAATAATTCTCTGTTGCAACAAGCATGTAAAGCTTACTAAGCGTCCTCCAGCAATAATGGCAGCAATAGCAACAATTGCCTTGACAGCAGCCAATCCAAGGGCTTCAGCAATGGCCTGAAAACCAATCTGAAAAGCGAAATAATACTTGAAGGTTACAGAAAACCATGATGACGACATATTTAGATATGAAGAAGTTTTCTAGTTAACATTTACGGTGTGAAAAGCAACTTTAATCACCAAGGTAAtacttaaaagagaaaaaataaactTTTAATTTCACAGTTCCACGAGATAAGTTGCTAAAAAATGTGGAAGTCGCAATTCCTTCTGATAAACTGTAAAAACAATGTGCAATAAAGTTTTAGTTGAAGGTTTCGTGAAATCAAGATGAATAAAATAATCAAGGGACAAAGCAAATTGCACAACTTTgttcaaaaaataaagtaagaacTTTGGTAGAAAAATTCAGTAATAAAGTCTGAAAGGTTATGGAAGAAATTTTTACCCCTCCTTTAGATGAATTTGGTGAAATAAGGGGTATTAGGATAAGCAAAACCACCACGGCCAGATCCTGTGAAAAGTAGAAATGGAGATTTCACATATGCTACAATTAGCAAAACATAAGCACAGAAACCAAGACAACGAAGCAACagaaaatgagaagagaaaggaACTTCAGACACAAGCTTGAGCTTTTGCGTGTGCACCTGGAAAAGTAAAACAGAGAATGTAGCTCGTCCATGGCGAGATGTACTCTCCCCTCGTTCTTGTAATACCTGTAAATATCCTATTAATATTATTCTATTGCCTCTAATAGAAAACcaaaagagcaaaattagtTGAAGAGTGATCATCACATCAAAAGTAAACCCAACCAGGAATCAGGGAACAGAAACAAAACGAAGGAAGAACGCATGCAAGCACATACAGACAGAAATTCACATTCTTTCAGAATAAGAGTTTAGTTCTCTAAAGACGAGTTCAAAGCACATACGTTCCAAATCTTTCTAGCAGAAATTACTACACCAACAAAACTTAGAAAAAGGTCAATAAGGTCAGTAGTATTTTGCCCAGGCCAACAATTATACACCATGATTCAACATGCCACAAGGTAAACCGCATGTGGAAGTCTATGATTAATTCATTCAAAGAAGGTAGGAAATATATAACAGCACCACTCCATTTCTCATTGGAAGTGGATTACAAACATCTAAAACAAATATTTATTGGGTGAATTTAAGCTCTGTATATACATGATATGTTTCATAATCCACTTAACCTGGAACAAAGGTTCCTTAGGGGGCAAATACTTTACTAACAATAAAAACCAAAGACAATTGATCTGAAAAGAGCAAATTATGCAAATTCCTGCACATGGAGTAAAGGACAGAGAGTTTGCTGACAGGAAATGCTATTCAGCTTAGTCTAAGTTTTTGTGCATTCATCCAAAGAGGTAAAATCCTACAAATTCAATTATTAAGTTCATCCAAGTCATTGTGCATTCATCCAAAGAGGTAAAAACCTACAAATAGAATTATTAAGTTCACCTGGAGGACAACAGCAGTAGACGATAATGCAAGACCATTACCAATCACAATTGCAGCAGGACCAGCCTGCCCAGCAACAAAATGAGCAACCAAGCCAACTACTACAGCTGTCACCAGGACCTACATTTTAAAGACACAAAATATGTAGAATTAGAAACTACTGCACGTAACCAAATTGATATGCAGCCCTATGGAGAAAGAAGTTGGCTGAAAAATACAAAGTATTTCAGTCACCTGAGCGGAGCCCAATCCAAAAACATATTTCTTCATGGAACTTAAACGTTCAACAGAAAGCTGCAAAAAAGTAAAGGCAAAGATTCGCCTTCCATTGGTATTCAAGTTGATAAATTTAAGTAtcatgtaaaaaaataaaaaataaaatttgatggGCTTCACCTCAAGGCCAATATTAAATAGCAAGAAGACAACTCCAAATTCCGCTATTGCCTTGGTGCCATGTACGTGACGAATAATTGAAAGACCATAGGGTCCAATCAGAATTCCAGCAGCGAGATACCCAAGAACAGGGCTGCCTGAAAATTGCAGCAGACAAAAAACTCAATCACTAGgcacaaataacaaaataaaactgTATATTTCATAGAGAAAATCTTATCCAGGGACATGGTACATCTCAAAATATGAAACAGATAGATTCTACAGAAATCAGAAATCTTAACTTACTGTCATGTTCAACACTGAGTAACAGGACAGGTGGAGAACAATGAATAAAAAGTTTAAAGAACAAGCTAGTAAGAAGTACAAGGCAATCTCTTgcaggaaaggaaagaaaaaaagaagcatTTATTACCTCCAGGAATTTTTTGGAAAATCGGCACAAAAATAACACTTGCAAGTAATAACCATAACACGTCAAAAAGGGATGCTTCCTCCTCGTTTACCTAACAAGAATAAAACACAtagccaaaaaaaataaatctatAAGTCAAAAAATACAAATGAGAGATTGAATAACAGATTTTAAGTACTAGAAGGTTCTTGAAGCACATGCCTCTTGATGTGGAAGCATCTCGATTAGTTTCTTAATCTTTTTAGGCAATTTACGCATTTGTCGAACAAGAGGCTTTGCATTTGTAGAAACTTCATCGATGCTAGAAGTGATGAGATCTGGTGGTTGAAATAGCAGTGGTAGCCTGTCTGCCCGTTTGACataaaatgcaatcctaaaagGTTTGAACAGTAAATCATAATGAGTGTAGCTTCCTCTATACTTTGCAAAGTTATAACACATTATGCTTTTGAAGTGATTAAATGTATCAATCTAATGAGTTGATGCAATAAAAAGTAAAGACAGATCATGCAATTAATTTCCTAGGCCAAAATAAGTTTTACTGCTGGACTTACCCTGCTCCCACAAGCAATGACCCAACAACCAACTTTGGCAACTCTTTCCTAGCAGTCTCCATAAGACCGCGAAACAGTGAAGCAGGTGTGAACTCATCATCTGCAGCtgaaaaaaatgaagcagagaAGAAACGGGATGATTTTTTCAGTAATGCCTTTGGAGCAATCAGTGGTGACCCCTCCTTATTTAATTCTCTTTGAACTTCCTGCATTTTACTTTGTCCAACTTTAACTTTGTCAGCTTCTACTTCAGCATCTCTTTCTAAATCTACCCTAAATCTCCCGCTCTCTTCATCACTTCCATCAGAAAGACTGTCAGACCTCAGATTGGAAGTATCAAATTGATTGTCAGGTATAgtctcaaaaactaacttatTACCATCACCAGTCAGGTTCATGCTTTTCTCACTGGCACTGACAATTGTTCCTTCATTCAGCTCCTCAACAACTGCTATGTCACCTAGCAACAGTTCTTGGGACGTAAATGCATTTTGCGGCATTGTGGTTTCAGAGAGATCAATATCGGAACTGGCTAGATTCTTCTCTGCTCTCTGTAAGGCAATCTCCGCATCACTCACCCGCTGTGCGATCTCAAGTTCAAAAGCAACAGCTTGCTCTGCCAAAAGCATTATGTTTGCTACATCCTCCTCTGCTTTCAAGGCATTCATGTCAGCTAGCTGAGCAACTTGATTCAACCTGTCCACTTCCTTTTGCAATTCTTCTTTTCTACTTTGTAACCGATTCAGTTCAGACTCACAATTCGCTAAATTGTCCTGGCATTCTCTTATATCCTCCTGAGCAGCCAAgagctcttcttcttcctttctaaATGAATCTAATTCTTCCCCTCCACTTTCATCACCAGCAGTTTCTCCAGTTTCCAAGCGGCTATTCTTTTCATTCACAGTTCTTAACAAATCAATTGCAACCTGAAGCCTCGCCTCAGCCAAAGAAAGGGCCATGGTTGCTTTCTGGACAGCTTCTTTTGCAACAGCCTCTTCATTTACAATCTCTTGGATGCTACTGAGGGTACCGTTAACATCATTCCAAGCATTTGCTGCTTCATCTTTTAATGCTATAGCAGTTTCAGATATCCTTTGTGCTTTCTCCTCAAACATAGTGCTGTTAACCTTTGCAGCCTCCAACTCATTGAGTGCCTTTTGCAGCAATTCCCGTAATTCCTCCAAACTAGGCACCTCTGGTTCTTCTCCTTCTGGTCCTTCTTTCAATACACTTGACTCTTCACTGGTATTAGACGCAGTCCCAGAGACATCATCATTAACTCCTTCGGAGACATCTAAATCCCTATTACTACCATCAACAAAAGCTACCGAATCATTTCCCTGACAGTGAGGTGGAACTTGCTTTAATGCTTTGAAAACACTCCGAGGATAGTAAGCAGCCGATCTATAGGAATCATAGGGCTGTAAAAAGTTGTTTACTTGGCTTCTAATGATGCTACCGCAATAAGCACTGCTCTGTTTCAACCTCCGAATGGGACATGCTCTAACCAAAAGTCTTGGGTAACCAAGAAATCTAAGATGAAAGCTTTTACATCTAATACCTGGAGAGAGATTAAATTGTTCTAGACTCCTGTAGCTAACGACATTACTTGCATGAATTACATTTGCCTGATTGAAACTACTTGCAAACTCCATGTCTCGATGCCTTTCTACCAAGTAAAGTGAAGAAAATCCATCACCAAGTTGGCTGAGTGTACATATCTGCTACGCAAATTGACTGCGCTGAAGTCAACACTTGTCAAGTAAATGATTATTACAACCATCAAGTGCTACAAATAATTATGCCTGATAACTACGTAACAATCAAATGGTTCCAACAGCATAAGCCAATCACATTAAAGATGCTATTCTCATAAATTAGATCAATGTAGTCATGAGCTAATGGACACGGGAGTATCATCCTCCCAACACATACAGATATGTGTGTGTATGCATCTCTGCACGTGCACGCATGCGTGTGAGCAAGTATGTGACTGTATATGGGTGCGCGCTTAAACGTATGCATTATAAACAGCATTTTTGTGCCAAAAACCCAAGTTCAACTAGCAGGACAGCGTTCCAGTCTTTAGAACACAAACTAAAACGGTTTTCATAATTTAGTTGCACAACTTCAATACTTCATTTCCTAAATGCCAAATGCCAcgtctcaaaaaaaaataatgattaTTATGTCGCAATACAATTCTCAACTCCAAATGCCGTGTCTCATTgccaccacaaaaaaaaaaactattaaatTGAGTCCGAATTCATACACACGAGAATTAAATTGGGCGCGGCGCAGATGCACAGTACTTATATGTgcggttaatttttttttttcactcacTTTTCAACTAGTTTGGAATTGAACACACAAGAATTAATGTTTGAAACAAATTTTTAGCGCCATTGGACTGCCATTGACCGCTTCGCAGACCTACACAGAGATCATCGACTCCACAAAGCAATCCTAATTCGACTATCTCGATCGATGATTCCTATACTCAGCTCATTTCAATTCGTAAAATTAGAACATGACAGAAAATGGACGAAAAAACACACGCACGCAGACACGCATATATGTGTGTGCGCGCGCGCACTGACGAATTGAATGCATAACCAAGCACGCacatgtaaatttgaaattgaaattagAGAGTTTCGGCGTAATGGAGAGGTAAACTTACCGATGAAGAGAGTGAAGTAGACTAGAAGAAGTTGGTGGAGGAGCTTCGGAGAAATGGATTTTGTTTTCTGGGGAAAgttttagagagagagaaaaaatgaAGGGAAGCCGAAAATGGATCGACGGGGCTGGGTCTCGTGATATTTGTAGTGGTACTGCTGCACTGCTGCTACTACTTGAATTTATTTTACGATGAGATTATGGCAATTCGTTTCTGGCCTCGCCTTCCTTGGCCTACTAGTTGCCTTCTCCCACCTCTCCACTCCTCTTGCACTCCACTTCCGGTTCAGGAAGAGCAAGCAAAAAGATACGATGTTTTTGCTGGAAAATAGAAGACGTGggggtaaaataaaaaaaattaaaaaaaaagaagaagatattAACAACGGGGACCTATGATATATGGATAATTTATTAGTAATTTTACTAAAATGCCCTCCATTCTTGtatgaattttttcttttttttctttttttttcctcctttggaaattttaattgaGTCTCATTCATGTCAAGTATAATTGCATATTTACATGGAATTGTTTACTTCTTGTATATAGAGATTTTCCTATGGATGTCATATTCTTGTCTTCTCTTTTGGTTTGTAGTAGAAATATATTACCCAATATAAATGGTGGAATGAATGTCGACAAATACCTATTACTTCCTAAGAAAAATATCATATGAGAAAT
This portion of the Coffea arabica cultivar ET-39 chromosome 2e, Coffea Arabica ET-39 HiFi, whole genome shotgun sequence genome encodes:
- the LOC113733151 gene encoding K(+) efflux antiporter 2, chloroplastic-like; this translates as MEFASSFNQANVIHASNVVSYRSLEQFNLSPGIRCKSFHLRFLGYPRLLVRACPIRRLKQSSAYCGSIIRSQVNNFLQPYDSYRSAAYYPRSVFKALKQVPPHCQGNDSVAFVDGSNRDLDVSEGVNDDVSGTASNTSEESSVLKEGPEGEEPEVPSLEELRELLQKALNELEAAKVNSTMFEEKAQRISETAIALKDEAANAWNDVNGTLSSIQEIVNEEAVAKEAVQKATMALSLAEARLQVAIDLLRTVNEKNSRLETGETAGDESGGEELDSFRKEEEELLAAQEDIRECQDNLANCESELNRLQSRKEELQKEVDRLNQVAQLADMNALKAEEDVANIMLLAEQAVAFELEIAQRVSDAEIALQRAEKNLASSDIDLSETTMPQNAFTSQELLLGDIAVVEELNEGTIVSASEKSMNLTGDGNKLVFETIPDNQFDTSNLRSDSLSDGSDEESGRFRVDLERDAEVEADKVKVGQSKMQEVQRELNKEGSPLIAPKALLKKSSRFFSASFFSAADDEFTPASLFRGLMETARKELPKLVVGSLLVGAGIAFYVKRADRLPLLFQPPDLITSSIDEVSTNAKPLVRQMRKLPKKIKKLIEMLPHQEVNEEEASLFDVLWLLLASVIFVPIFQKIPGGSPVLGYLAAGILIGPYGLSIIRHVHGTKAIAEFGVVFLLFNIGLELSVERLSSMKKYVFGLGSAQVLVTAVVVGLVAHFVAGQAGPAAIVIGNGLALSSTAVVLQVLQERGESTSRHGRATFSVLLFQDLAVVVLLILIPLISPNSSKGGIGFQAIAEALGLAAVKAIVAIAAIIAGGRLLLRPIYKQIAENQNAEIFSANTLLVILGTSLLTARAGLSMALGAFLAGLLLAETEFSLQVESDIAPYRGLLLGLFFMTVGMSIDPKLLVSNFPVIAGTLGLLIAGKIILVALVGKLFGISIISAIRVGLLLAPGGEFAFVAFGEAVNQGIMSSQLSSLLFLVVGISMALTPWLAAGGQLIASRFELHDVRSLLPVESETDDLQDHIILCGFGRVGQIIAQLLSERLIPFVALDVRSDRVAFGRQLDLPVYFGDAGSREVLHKVGAERACAAAITLDTPGANYRTVWALNKYFPNVKTFVRAHDVDHGLNLEKAGATAVVPETLEPSLQLAAAVLAQAKLPASEIAAAINEFRSRHLSELTELCETSGSSLGYGFTKIMNKPKLQPPESSDDNQVNEEILAV